From the genome of Natrinema marinum:
ATGGGTGAAGAGCGTCCCCTCGTCGAGTTGGGTCTTGACCGCGTCAGTGACGGCGGGATGCGCGTGTCCGACCATCCCCGCTCCGTTGTTCATGTCGAAATCGAGATAGGAATTGCCGTCGACGTCGTGCAGGTGGACGCCCTCCGCCCGGTCGACCACGAACGGATGCGGATCCCACGCGCGGTACGTGCTGGCCACGCCGGCGGGGACGTGGTTCCGAATTTCTTCGAACCGTTCCTTGCTCTTGGGGGTGCGATCGACGTATTCTGACTCGAGACTGTCCCAGATCTCCATGTGTCGCTCGTTCGTTCGTACCGTAATAAATATTTATACTACATTCAAAAGGATGCCATTTGATAGGACTATGTCCTATCAGTCGTAGATGTTTTGTCGAAAATGGGTACAGACGCGGACTGAGCGAAATCAGCGCCGGCGGATGAGTTCGCTCGCGACGATGAGCCCGATACTGAACAGCAACACCATCGTGCTGATTGCGTTGATGACGGGGTCGGTCCCGTGCTGGACCTTCGACCAGATGTAGATGGGGAGCGTGTTCTGGACGCCGCTGGTGAAGAACGCGATCAGGAAGTCGTCGAACGACAGGGTGAAGGCGAACAGCGCACCGCTGACGATACCGGGCATCAGGATCGGGAGCGTCACCCGGCGATACGTCTGCCACTTGCTGGCACCGAGGTCGCGAGCGGCCTCCTCGAGTTCGGGGTCGAAGCCGCGAAGGCGCGCGCTGACGGTGATCAAGACGAACGGCGTGACGAACACGAGCTGGCCGATCATCACCGTCACTAGCGACGTGTTGATGTTCAGGAAGTTGAACCAGAGCAGGAGAGCGATCCCGAGGATGAGTCCGGGAATCGTCATGGGCGCGACTACGAGCGCGCGGTAGAACCCCTTACCCCGGAAATCGGCCCGCACGAGGGCGATCGCACCGAGCGTTCCGAGGGTGGTCGCTCCGAACGTCACGACGGTACCGACGTAGAGACTGTTCATCGTCGCGCGGATGAGGCGCGTGTCGCTCACCATCTCCGCGTACCACTGCATCGTGAACCCGTCCCAGGGGACCGACGAGAACGTCCCCTTCTCGAAGGAGAAGAGGATCAACACGGCGATCGGCGCGTAGAGGAACGTGAACACGAGCACGGTCCAGATCGGGAGCCAGTACCGCTCCGCGACCGCGAGGATCGAACCGATCGAGTTGGTCACGGTCTCGCTGCCAGCGTTGGTCTCAGACGTTTTCGTACTCATCGTTAGAACATCTCCTCCACGTCAGTGTAGCCCATGAGCGACCAGAGGACGCCGGCGACGATCAGCATGAGGACGCTCCCCAGCGCCGCGCCGACAGGCCAGTCGCCGCCGATACCGAACGCGTACCCGATCCGCGTTCCGACGAACAGTTCGCCGCCGCCGATCATCGCCGGGACGATGTACGCGCCCATGCTGAAGATAAAGACGAAAATGATCCCGCCGACGAGCCCCGGGATCGATAGCGGGAGGACGATCCGACGGAACACCGCCAGTCGCGACGCGCCGAGATCGTACGCGGCCTCGATCAGGCTCTCGTCGATCTTCTCGAGGCTGGAGTACAGCGGCAGGACCATGAAGGGCAGCCAGAGGTACGTCAGCCCGAGCCAGATGGAGAACTTCGTGTTGATGATCCACGAGATCGGCTCGTTGAGCACGCCTATCCAGATGAGCATGCTGTTCAGGATGCCCTTCGATCCGAGGATGATCTGCCAGCCGTAGATTCGGACGATATAGTTCGTCCAGAACGGGATCATGACCAGAATTAAGAGGAGGTTCTGGTACTCCCCGCCACGTCTGGCGATGTAGTAGGCGAACGGGTACGCGACGATTACTGCGGTGACCGTCGTCAGCACCGCCATCGTCGTCGTATTGATGAACGCGGCGCGGTTGGCCGGACCGGTGAACACTCCGATGTAGTTCTCGAGCGTGTAGGCCTGTTGCAGCGCGAAGTCCTCCATCCGCATCGTCGCGATGAAGAACATGATCGCGAGCGGACCGATGAAGAACAACAGCTCGAGGAACAAGATCGGCCCTCCCGTCGCGAGGAACCCGTTCGATCCCCTGACTCGGTTGACTATAGTCCGAAATAGACTATCATTTTCCCTTGAATCGGCTACCATATCCGCTATGTTAAAACGGCGCACAATATAGCTTGTGATTCACTCACCGAGCCCGTCGCTTCGATGTGGTCGTTCTCCGGTTCTCAGGGCGGATTTACCCAGAAGCGCGTACACTGTCAGATTATATCACCCTGTATTCCGAACGAACGGCGACGGTCTCTTGTCTCAGATTCAGTATTATAACTAATAGCTGGATGGTGTCAGATCACAACTCTGTGCGTTGGATAGTGTGGGAAAGTATTATATATCCCTATGAGACAACGTAACACGAGCCGTAATGAGAAAATTCGAAGACATAACGGGCGACGACAACGGACGCGCACGTATCGGTGCATCGCGACGAACCTTCCTTCAGTCGGCCGGCATCGCCGGAACGGCGGCGATGGCGGGCTGTCTCGGAGACGCGTTGGGCGGCGGGACGACTCTCAACGTGCTGACGTGGGAGGGGTACGGTACCGACACGATCGTCAACGAGTTCGAGTCCGAGCACGACGCTACGGTCAACATCAGTCTCCTCGCCAGCGACCCGGAAGGGTTCAATATCCTCAAGAGCGGCGGGACGTCCGATTACGACCTGCTCACAGTGAACAACACCTGGGCGGCCCGCCACGCCGAGGCCGGGACGATCGAATCGCTCAATCCCGACGACTTCCCGGAGATGGACAACTTCCTCGAGAAGTTCCAGTGGCCGTTCGAGTCGTTCGCGTACGAAGACGAGATGTACGCGCTACCGACTCGGTGGGGCTGGGACACGCTGACGGTCAATACGAACGTAGTTCCCGAAGAGCATTACTCCTCCTACGAGGTCCTCTGGACCGGCGGTCCGAACGGCGAGTACGAGGGCAAGATGGGTATCATGGACTGGCCGACGTGGAACATTCCGAAGATCGCGCAGTCGCTGGGTTACCCGCCCTTCGAGCAGAACGAGGAACAACTCGCCGACATCAAGGAGCGACTCGTCGAGATGTTCAACAACATGGGAGCGATCTACAGCGGGACCAGCGCGATCCGACAGGCGTTCCTGCAGGAAGACATCGTCATTTCCCCAGTCGGGAATTTCACGATGTCCGAACTCCGCGCTCAGGGCAACGACTGGGTCAACGTCGTCCTCCCCGAACAGGGCGGAATGGGGTGGACCGAGGGAATGTGCATGGTCAAGGATCCCGCCAACCCCGACCTCGCGGTCGACTTCATGAACAAGGTGATTTCCCCGAAGGGACAGTACAGCGTCGCCTGGGAGCCCGCAGCCAAGAGTCCGCCGGTGAACACCGCCTCGTTCGATCAGTTCGACGCGGACCAGCAAGAGGCGCTCATGTTCAGCGAGGACGGGTTCGACGCCGCGCAGACAATCTCGGAACAGACGACACCGTACGAATTCTCGGAGAATACGGACGCGTGGACGGACATGTGGGAAGACGCGAAAGCGCAAAGCGACGTGTAAATGGAAAGCGATACCACGACATCCTCGAAAAGCGAGTCTATGATAGAAGAAACAGCAGTCGACAACACGGGAACGGCGACCAGCGAACGTGGCGAGTCGGATGCGACTCGATCCGGGACCGTAGAGCTCGACGGATTGCGGAAGGAGTTCGGGGACGTAACCGCCGTCGACGGGGTCGATCTGCAGATCAACCCGGGCGAGTTCCTCACGCTGCTCGGCCCGTCCGGCTGTGGGAAGTCGACCACGCTTCGGATGATCAGCGGTCTCGAGACGCCGACCTCGGGCGACGTGTTCATCAGCGGTCAGCGAGTCACCAGCGCGGCCGCGAACAAGCGCAACACCAGTATGGTGTTTCAGGAGTGGGCGCTCTTCCCGCACATGACCGTCGAGGAGAACATCTCGTTCGGACTCGAGATGGACGGCGTCCCAGCCGACGAGCGGGAGGAGAAAGTCACCGAAGCGCTGGAGCTCGTCGAACTCCCGGGCTATCAGGATCGGAAGGCGACGGAGCTGTCGGGCGGGCAGAAACAGCGGATCGCGATGGCGCGTGCGATCGTCCGCGAACCCGACGTCTTGCTGCTCGACGAACCCCTTGCGAGTCTCGACCGCAAACTCCGACAGCACATGCAGGTCGAACTCAAGAAGATTCAGGAAGAGTTGGGGATCACGTTCATCTACGTCACGCACGATCAGGAGGAAGCGCTGACGATGTCGGATCGGATCGCCGTCCTGAACGACGGCCAGATCGAGCAGGTCGGGCCGGCCGACGAACTGTACAAGGATCCCGCGACGAAGTTCGTTGCGACGTTCCTCGGCGAAACGAACCTCTTTGAGGGGACCGTCTCGTCCGACGGGACGAGCGTTCGAGGCGACGACGGCGACGTCCGCATCGAGGCACAACCGGCCCTCGGCGATCGCCGCGCCGTCGTCTCGGTCCGGCCCGAAGAGATCGCGGTGGTCGGCTCGGACGAAAGTCCCGGCTTCGAGAACGAGTGGGAGGGAACCGTCGACGAAACGATCTACAAAGGATCGCTGAAGAACTATTACGTCGATATCGGCTCGCAGACACTGGAGATCGAACGGCAGATAAACGAGGAAACTGCCGATTTCGACGTCGGAGATCGGGTAACAGTTGGGTTCCCGGCAAAAGTCGGTAACGTCATCGAAGCGTAGCTACGAGGTGCCAGGATGTCACAACAGATGCAGTCGAACGAACGGGTCACGCAACAGTACGACGAACACCTGATGCCGATCTGGAAGTCGCTGAACGTCCCCGTTCGGCGAGCAGAGGGGTGCTCGGTCGAGGACTTCGACGGAAACGAGTACCTCGACGTGTTCTCCGGCATCTCGGTGACGAACGTCGGTCACGGGAACGACGCCGTCGTCGCCGCCGCGAAGACGCAACTCGAGGAGTTCGTTCACGGGTGTTCGTACGTCCACCCCAATCAGCCGGTCGCCGACCTCGCCGAGCGCCTCGCGGACGTGACGCCCGGCGACCTTCAGAAGAGTTTCTTCTGTAACTCCGGGACCGAAGCCGTCGAGGGTGCGGTGAAGCTCGCCCGCAAGTACACGGGGAGCAAGGAGGTCGTCGCTCTCGAGATGGGGTTCCACGGCCGAACGCTGGGGAGCCTCGCGCTCACCGGCAACCACACGTACAAACACGAGATGGGACCGACGATCAACGACGCGGTCCACGCCCCGGCGCCCTACCGCTATCGCTGGGCCGACGAGGGCTCCGACGCGACGGTCGCGGAGCAAGCCGCGGCCGAGATCGAACATGTGATCGGCACTCACACGAGCGACGACCTCGCCGCCATCGTCGTCGAACCGGTGATGGGAGAGGGCGGTATCATCGTCCCGCCAGAGGGCTGGCTCGAGCGCGTCCGGGAGATCGCCCACGAACACGACGCGCTGTTGATCGTCGACGAGGTACAGACCGGGTACGGTCGCACGGGCGAGTTATTCGCCAGCGAACACTTCGATGTCGTGCCCGACATCCTGACCCAGGCGAAGGGAATCGCGAACGGACTCCCGCTGGGCGCGTTTACCGCCTCCGCGGAGATTGCAGATGCCTTCGAGGCCGGCGATCACCTCTCCACGTTCGGCGGCAACCCCGTCGCGTGTGCCGCGGCGCTCGCGACGATCGACGAACTGCAGGACGGCATCATCGAGCACGCTCGCGAGCAGGGGGCGTGGCTCGCCGACCGACTCGCCGAACTCGAGGCCGAGTTCGACGCGGTCGGTGAGACTCGAGGCCTCGGCCTCATGCAGGGCGTCGAGCTCGTCGACCCGTCCGAAACGGGGCCGCGCGGTATCGCCCCGGCTCCCGACAAGGAGCTGGCCGCGGCCGTCGCCGACGAACTCCGCGAGCAGGGGATCATTATGGGCGTCGGCGGCTACTACAAGAACGTCATGCGATTCCAGCCGCCACTGACGATCGACCGTCCCGATCTCGAGCGGACCGTAGAGACGCTCCGCAGAGCAATCGACACCGAGACCGACGATGAGTGACGAGCGGTCGCGCGCCGAGGTGTTCCACGACCGATACGAGGGGACCGACGCCGAACTCGCCTACACCGGCAGGCGGACGTTCCTCAAGGGCGAGCCCCGCGACGTGGAGGATCTCGCAGATGCCGACGTCGCGGTACTGGGAGCGCCCCTCGATGCGGCCGCGAGTAACAGGCCAGGCGCGCGTTACGGGCCAACGGCCATCCGCGAAGCGAGCGCCTGGTGGGCCTACCTGTCGGGGTACAAAGGCGGAGTGACGAACATGAACACGCGCGCGCAGGTCGATTTCGGCGACGTGACGGTCGCCGACTGCGGCGACGTTCCGGTGTTCCCGCTCGATCAGGAGAAGTCCGCTGAAAGTATCGCCGCGCACGTAGCGACGGCGGCCGAGCGGGCGTTTCCCGTCCTGTTGGGTGGTGACCACTACTGTACGTATCCGTCGTTTCGTGGCTTCGCCGAGGCCAGCGACGCCGACAGCGTCGGACTCGTCCAGATCGATGCGCACACCGACACCGCCGAGGACAGTCCCGTTTTCGGAGAGCACTTCCACGGATCGCCCACCCGGCTGATCGCCGAGTCCGACTATTCGGACTACGAGCATATCAGTCAGATCGGGATCCGCGGGTACGAATCGCCGGGGTTCTTCGAGTTCGCCGACGAATCTGGATTGAACCTCTACACGATGCGGGACGTCAGGACGAAGGGGGTCGAGGACGTCGTCACGGACGCGATCGAGCAAGCGGCCGCGGAGACGGACGCGGTTTACGTCACGTTCGATATCGACTCGGTCGATCCGGGCATCGCGCCGGGGACGGGCACGCCCGAACCCGGCGGACTGGGTAGCCACGAGGCGCTCCAGATAATGGAGACCCTCGGGGCACACGACGCAGTCGGGGCCGCAGACCTCATGGAGGTCGCCCCCGAACGCGATCCGACGCGGTCGACGCAGACACTCGCGGCGTATCTCCTCGTCACGCTCGTCGAACGCCAGTTCGCGGAGTAATATCGGGTCCGGGTGACAGCGGCGACCTGGTGAACCGCATCGGCTTCCGAGCAACGGTCGCTCACGTCGTTTTCGAACCCGAATCCCGTTTCTTCAAGCTCCGATAGCGTCCACTGGATGAACGTGTCGGTAACTATTTCCGGCTACGATCATCCACTTTTGCCGCGGTTTCGAAACCGTTTCTAGTTAGTGCTGACGGACGAGTATGAATAGCGTTATTGGGTCTGCCCTCATCGAATCAACCACAGGGGAATATTTCGGAAGAAATCCGAAAAAGTCCACCAATGGTGAGCTCATGACTATCGAAACGGAAGACCGCTATCAGTTGTTCATCGACGGCGAGTTCGTCCAGGCGTCGACCGACGAATCCCTCACGACCACGGATCCGGCGACCGGTGATCCCATCGCGCGGTTCGCGGCGGCGACCAGCGCCGACGTCGATCGCGCGGTCGAGGCGGCTCGCGAGTCGCTGTCGGCCTGGCAAGCGAACTCCCCCGTCGAACGCGGACGAACCGTACACCGGGTCGCGGATCTCCTTCGAGAGCACGCCGACGACCTCGCACGAATCGAGAGCCTCGACCAGGGGAAACCCCTCGAGCAGGCGCGCAGCGACGTCGACGACGCGGTCCGCTATTTCGAGTACTACGCGGGCGTCGCCGACAAACTCGAGGGCAAGAGCGTCCCGAGGGGAGCGGAGACGTTCGATATGACCACCCGCGAACCCTACGGGGTCAGCGGGCAGATCGTCCCGTGGAACTTCCCGCTGAGTATCACCGCTCGCGGCGTGGCGCCCGCGCTCGTCGCCGGGAACACGGTCGTGGTGAAACCGGCGCCGACGACGCCGCTCTCCGCGCTGCACTTCGCCGAACTCTGCCGGGAAGCGGGTGTCCCCGATGGGGTCGTCAACGTCGTGACCGGCGGCGCTGAACCCGGTGCCGCGCTGTCATCGCACGACGGCGTCGACCAACTCACGTTCACGGGCAGCGTCCCCACGGGCGAGGCGGTGATGAAATCCGCGGCCGAGACGATCACCCCCGTGACGCTCGAGCTGGGCGGCAAGAACCCCGCGATCGTGATGCCCGACGCCGATCTCGACGAGGCCGCGTTCTGGGTCGCGACCGGAATCTTCACGAACGCCGGGCAGATCTGTTCGGCGGCCGATCGCGCCCTCGTTCACGAATCGGTCTACGACGAGTTCGTCGCGCGACTCGTCGACCGAGCGGAGTCGTATACGCTCGACGCCGGCGTCGACGATCCGGATATGGGACCGCTCAACCACGCCGACCACTTCGAGACCGTGCTGGACTACGTCGACATCGGCGTAAGCGAAGGTGCCACCCTCGAGACCGGCGGCGAACCGCTCGATCGAGACGGGCATTTCCTTCCGCCGACGATCTTCTCCGATGTCGAGCCGGAGATGCGGATCGCCCGCGAGGAGATCTTCGGTCCCGTGCTCTCGGTGATCCCGTTCGCCGATCGCGAGGAGGCGATCGACATCGCGAACGGCACCGAGTACGGACTCACGGGCGGTGTGTTCTCTCGAGATATCAAGCGGGCGTTGCGCCTGGCTCGCGACATCGACGCGGGGAGCGTCTACGTCAACGAGTGGTTCGGCGGTTCGATCGAAACGCCGTTCGGCGGGATGAAAAAGAGCGGAATCGGCCGCGAGAAGGGCCTCGAAGCGCTCGAATCGTATTTGCAGACGAAAAATATCTCGGTGAATCTCGACGAGACGATCCAGTAGCGTCGGTCACAGTCGCTGCTCGGCAGCCGATTTGCCGGAGAAACGGGACCGAAACCGGTGACTGCACGTCGCTCCTCGTGGTGGGAGGCCCCGCGCTCGAGGAACGAGCATCGAACTCGAGGCGCTGATCGGTCTTCCAATTGTCACGCTCCGGTTTCACGCCTCAACAGGTATGTAATAGATATGGGTAGAGTGGCGTACTCGCCCCATAGCTGTGCATGAATAGGACAATACAACCCACTTTATCCCGCTCCTATTCGCGAGTTGAGAAACAACCGATCGTCGATACGATTTCGAAGCCATCAAATTACGAATCCCCCCTATCTATCGATAACATCGACTATATCTGTCTAGAATGAATGTTCGTACATTTATTGGGTGGTATCGAAGGATTTCGGTGATCGGCTGATGGCTGCTCCATCCGAGCCGATCCGCTGTAAAAGTGAGGAAGAGAGAACACATAGGTCAATATTATTTCTCAAAACCATCAATACTACCAGGCTCCTATATTGGTTATAGTCTGATCAATAGGGCTGTCGACGACCCGCGTTCGAAGCGAAGTAACTACACGGCGAATTCCAGGGGACCGATTCACTCGATCGTCGTGAACGGAACTGTTGAACGCTAAAACTAGCGTTGTCGGACATCTAAGAACCGCTCAGAAACTGAGTGGGCCAACTCGGATTTGAACCGAAGGAAGACGTTCCGGGTCGCTCACTTCGTTCGCTCCCGGGCGTGCGACTTCCAGGGCTCAAATCCTCGCGGCAGCACATAGTCTCGGCTCACGACGTTGTTCGCCGAGAATAGTGGGCCAACTCGGATTTGAACCGAGAGCCTCCACCTTATCAGAGTGGCGCTCAACCTGATTGAGCTATTGGCCCGGGTCGCACTCAGTAGTTGCTCGGTGGGACGTTTAAGCGTTTCTTTCTGCTGGGGCCGTGCGAACCGCTACCGGGCGAGGGGATCGTCGTCCCGATCGTCGCTCGCGTCGTCCGTCCGATCGTCGCCGAAGTTGATCGTATAGGAATCCTCGTCGTCGACGCTGTAGTCGTCGTCGCCGAGATCGTAGGTCCCGCCGTCGCTCGAGTCTGCTCCGCCGGCCCCGCCCTGATCGGGGAAGCCGAACGTCCAGACGGTACCGCTGGCGAGCCCGCTCGTCTTCTTGTCCGCATAGGGGATGATCACGAAGCGCTTGAGTGCGGCGCGGATCGGGACTCGCGTCACCGGGATCGCGAGCAGGAACCCGATGGCGTCGGTCACCAGCCCGGGAGTCAGCAGGAACGCTCCGGCGGCGATCAGCAGGCCCCCGTCGAGCAGTTCGTTGGTCGGTGGCTTCCCCGCGGCCAGCGACCGCTGCATCTTCCCGATCGTTCGCCGGCCTTCCGCGCGGACGAGGAGCATGCCGATCAGGCCCGTCAGGACGACGAGCAGGACCATCCCGACCCAGCCGACGTAGCTCGTCTGGCTGACGACGACCGCGAGCAACACGGCGTCGAGAAACGGGATGAGCAACAGCGCGAAGATCCACCGGAGCATACCTCGATCTAGCGCCCGAAGGGTGAAAATCCTTTACTCTCGTTCCAGCGACGGAATCGCGGCCGTTCGCGGCGAGGCCCGTGACTCGAGGCCGGCCGTGACCGTCGGGGCTCCGCAGGCGAACGAAGGGCTTACGCCGGCGACTCCCGTCGCTCCGATATGAACGAGACGACCCGCGTCGAGTGGCGCGAGTGGGGGCAGGACGCCTTCGACGAGGCGTCGGCCGAGGATGTGCCCGTCTTGCTTTCGCTGACCGCGACGTGGTGTGACCACTGCCACGAGATGGACGCCGAAACGTACGCGGAACCGCGCATCGCGGCCAACGTCAACGACAGCTTCGTGCCCGTCCGGGTCGACGTGGACCGCCACCCGCGCGTCCGCGATCGGTACAACATGGGCGGCTTCCCGTCGACGGTCTTTCTCGCGCCGAACGGCGAGGTGCTGACCGGCGCGGGCTATCTGGGCCCCGACGGGATGCGCCAGGTTCTGGACAGCGTTCGGACCATGTGGCAGACGAAAGGCGACGGCGCGGCCCGGGTCCCCCGCCCGCTCCGCGAGGACAACCCGCCCGCGGGCGAGTTGACCGCCGAGATCGAACAGGGGATGATCGGTCACCTCACCGACACTTACGACGAGACCGCCGGTGGCTGGGGCGAGAGCCCGAAGTTCCCCTTACCCGACGCCCTCGAGTTCGCGCTCAAGCGCGACCGGCAGATGGCGCTGCCCTCCTACGACGCGGTCGGCGCGAACCTGTTAGACGAGTACGACGGCGGCTTCTACCGCTTCGCGACCGAGCGCGACTGGTCGGGGCTCCAGCGCGAGAAGCTCCTCGACTCGAACGGTGCGCTCGTACGCGCCTTCGCGAACGCCTACCTCCTGACCGGGAAAGACGAGTACCGCGAACCGGCCGAGCGCACGGTCGAGTACCTGACGACGACGCTGTGGAACGACGAGGCCGAGGCGTTCGCGAACAGCCAGGCCCCCGGCGAGGACGACGCCCACGGCCTCGACGCAACCGACCGAGCGACCGCCGACGAGCCACCGGTCGACGGTGGCGTCTTCGCCGGCCCGAACGCGCTCGCGATCGAGGGCTTGCTGACCTACTACGCTTACACCGACGACGAGCGCGCCCGCCAGTACGCCGAACGCGCACTCGAGACCCTCCGCGGGGACCTGCTCGACGACGGCGTCGTCGCCCACGGGCTCGCGGCCGACGGCGACGCCGCGCCCCTTCTCGCGAACCAGGCGCGCGCGCTGGCGGCGCTGACGACGGCCGCGAGCACGCTCGAGACGGACGTTCTCGCGGACGCGACCGCAGTCGCCGACGCGACGATCGACCGACTCCACGACGAGGATTCGTTTCTCGACGGCCCCGCCGCGGGCGTCGGCCTCTGTGACCGGCCGCTGCGGCCGCTGGACTCGAACGTGGCGTTCGCCGACGGGCTGCTCGAGCTGGCGGTGCTCACAGGCGAGGACCGCTATCGGGAGTTCGCGCGCGAGACGCTCGAGGCCTTCGCCGGCGCGAGCGACCGTTTCGGCGTCCAGATCGCTCGCTACGCGACGGTGGTCTCCCGGCTGCTCGAGGGGCCGCTGGTGATCCGGGTTGCCGCCGACCCCGGCTCGGATCTTCACCGCGCGGCGCTCCGGATGGCCGACCACGAGAAGGTCGTCGTCCCCGACGCCGCCCTCGAGACAGGCACGGCACAGGTCGAACGCGGCGATCGCGTGTCAGCGAGTGCCGAAACTCCGAACGAGTTGAGCGAGCGCGTCCGGACCGTTCTCGACTGACGTTCGGGCCCGAACCGGCCGACGACGATATCGGCCCAAACTACCACAGCGTTTATGTTTCTTCAGTGGGTGTGTTCCCAACATGGCCAGTCTCAGGGATCTCGGGCTCTCCGAGTACGAAGCTCGAGCCTACCGTTCGCTCCTCAACACCGGCCCCACAACGGCCAAAGAGTTGTCACGGGCGAGCGACGTACCGATGGGGCGGATCTACGACGTGCTAAACAGCATCGAACAGTACAACCTCGTCCGGAGCCAGACCGCGAGCCGGCCGAAGAAGTACGTCGCCGTCGAGCCCTCGACGGCTCTGGATCGGTTGCTCGAGGACAAGAAACGCGAACTCGAGGAAAAAGCCGACCAGTACGAGTCGATCGTCGACGATCTGGCCGACGAACTCGACGCGGCAGAACCGGTCGAAGAGCAGTTCTGGACTGCCGCCGTCGGCCCCGAGGAGACGATCGACCTCCTCTTAGAGCGGCTCGCGGCCGCCGACCGCGACATCGTGATGGTTTCGGCCGATCCGTCCTACCAGTGGGATATGGAGTCCGTCAGCGAGGAGGTCAACACGCAACTCGAGAGCGCCCTCGACCGGGGCGTCTCGGTCGACCTCCTGATGACTCGCGAGATGGTCGCCTCGATGTCCGAGGACGTGGGGAAGCGCTACCGAGAGGTCCTGCAGCAGCGCGACGACTTCAACGTGCGGACGAACGACGACATCACCGGATCGTTCAACATCATCGACGGCGTCGAGATCTGCATTCAGGTGCCCAACCCGCTCTCGTCGGGCGACGCCTTCGGGATGATCGATCTCAAGGACCCGGAGTTCACCGCGAACGTCCACGAGGAGTTCGCCCCGCGCTGGGAGGAAGCCAGCCCGCTCGAGTTCTAAGGCTCGATCTCCTCGCGGAGCGTCCCCATCTCGACGACGCGCTCGGCGTGGGCGTTGTGCTGGTGGATCGACTCGTCGTTAGACTGGCTCATCGTGATCACCGCGTCGTCGGCCAGGTGGTCGAACTCGTCGACGACGCCCTCGGCTAACGCGCGCACGCAGTCCTCGACGAACTTCGCGTCGGCGTGGGCCTCGTAGGTCATGTGGTCCTCGTCGGGTCGCTTCGCGAGGTTGTAGATCCGCGCGCTCATCGAGTCCCGCGCGATGTCGATGATGTCGTTCAGATCGACCGACGGATCGCCGTTGGCTTCGACGGTCAGCGTCGCGTGGCCGCGCTGGGAGTGACCCGGCTGTGGGACCTCCTCTAAGAACTCCGTGATCGTCTCCTCCTCGACGCCCAGATCCTCGAGGGTCTGCTTCGCGCGGGCGGTTGACATCCCCTGCGAGCAGGGACAGACGGTCATGCCGGTGACCTGCGCGCCGATCTCCTCGCGGGTGCCCTCTTCGGTCGCCGTTGCCGACGCGACGATGTCGACCATGTGTTGGGTCTCGCGGTCGCTGGCGGGCGTCTGCTCGCGGCGCATGAACTCCGCCTCCATCGAGACTTCCGCCTTGGAGGTGTAG
Proteins encoded in this window:
- a CDS encoding aspartate aminotransferase family protein yields the protein MSQQMQSNERVTQQYDEHLMPIWKSLNVPVRRAEGCSVEDFDGNEYLDVFSGISVTNVGHGNDAVVAAAKTQLEEFVHGCSYVHPNQPVADLAERLADVTPGDLQKSFFCNSGTEAVEGAVKLARKYTGSKEVVALEMGFHGRTLGSLALTGNHTYKHEMGPTINDAVHAPAPYRYRWADEGSDATVAEQAAAEIEHVIGTHTSDDLAAIVVEPVMGEGGIIVPPEGWLERVREIAHEHDALLIVDEVQTGYGRTGELFASEHFDVVPDILTQAKGIANGLPLGAFTASAEIADAFEAGDHLSTFGGNPVACAAALATIDELQDGIIEHAREQGAWLADRLAELEAEFDAVGETRGLGLMQGVELVDPSETGPRGIAPAPDKELAAAVADELREQGIIMGVGGYYKNVMRFQPPLTIDRPDLERTVETLRRAIDTETDDE
- a CDS encoding ABC transporter ATP-binding protein, which produces MIEETAVDNTGTATSERGESDATRSGTVELDGLRKEFGDVTAVDGVDLQINPGEFLTLLGPSGCGKSTTLRMISGLETPTSGDVFISGQRVTSAAANKRNTSMVFQEWALFPHMTVEENISFGLEMDGVPADEREEKVTEALELVELPGYQDRKATELSGGQKQRIAMARAIVREPDVLLLDEPLASLDRKLRQHMQVELKKIQEELGITFIYVTHDQEEALTMSDRIAVLNDGQIEQVGPADELYKDPATKFVATFLGETNLFEGTVSSDGTSVRGDDGDVRIEAQPALGDRRAVVSVRPEEIAVVGSDESPGFENEWEGTVDETIYKGSLKNYYVDIGSQTLEIERQINEETADFDVGDRVTVGFPAKVGNVIEA
- a CDS encoding ABC transporter substrate-binding protein — its product is MRKFEDITGDDNGRARIGASRRTFLQSAGIAGTAAMAGCLGDALGGGTTLNVLTWEGYGTDTIVNEFESEHDATVNISLLASDPEGFNILKSGGTSDYDLLTVNNTWAARHAEAGTIESLNPDDFPEMDNFLEKFQWPFESFAYEDEMYALPTRWGWDTLTVNTNVVPEEHYSSYEVLWTGGPNGEYEGKMGIMDWPTWNIPKIAQSLGYPPFEQNEEQLADIKERLVEMFNNMGAIYSGTSAIRQAFLQEDIVISPVGNFTMSELRAQGNDWVNVVLPEQGGMGWTEGMCMVKDPANPDLAVDFMNKVISPKGQYSVAWEPAAKSPPVNTASFDQFDADQQEALMFSEDGFDAAQTISEQTTPYEFSENTDAWTDMWEDAKAQSDV
- the speB gene encoding agmatinase — encoded protein: MSDERSRAEVFHDRYEGTDAELAYTGRRTFLKGEPRDVEDLADADVAVLGAPLDAAASNRPGARYGPTAIREASAWWAYLSGYKGGVTNMNTRAQVDFGDVTVADCGDVPVFPLDQEKSAESIAAHVATAAERAFPVLLGGDHYCTYPSFRGFAEASDADSVGLVQIDAHTDTAEDSPVFGEHFHGSPTRLIAESDYSDYEHISQIGIRGYESPGFFEFADESGLNLYTMRDVRTKGVEDVVTDAIEQAAAETDAVYVTFDIDSVDPGIAPGTGTPEPGGLGSHEALQIMETLGAHDAVGAADLMEVAPERDPTRSTQTLAAYLLVTLVERQFAE
- a CDS encoding ABC transporter permease yields the protein MFLELLFFIGPLAIMFFIATMRMEDFALQQAYTLENYIGVFTGPANRAAFINTTTMAVLTTVTAVIVAYPFAYYIARRGGEYQNLLLILVMIPFWTNYIVRIYGWQIILGSKGILNSMLIWIGVLNEPISWIINTKFSIWLGLTYLWLPFMVLPLYSSLEKIDESLIEAAYDLGASRLAVFRRIVLPLSIPGLVGGIIFVFIFSMGAYIVPAMIGGGELFVGTRIGYAFGIGGDWPVGAALGSVLMLIVAGVLWSLMGYTDVEEMF
- a CDS encoding ABC transporter permease encodes the protein MSTKTSETNAGSETVTNSIGSILAVAERYWLPIWTVLVFTFLYAPIAVLILFSFEKGTFSSVPWDGFTMQWYAEMVSDTRLIRATMNSLYVGTVVTFGATTLGTLGAIALVRADFRGKGFYRALVVAPMTIPGLILGIALLLWFNFLNINTSLVTVMIGQLVFVTPFVLITVSARLRGFDPELEEAARDLGASKWQTYRRVTLPILMPGIVSGALFAFTLSFDDFLIAFFTSGVQNTLPIYIWSKVQHGTDPVINAISTMVLLFSIGLIVASELIRRR